Proteins found in one Paenibacillus dendritiformis genomic segment:
- a CDS encoding stalk domain-containing protein, translated as MKRIEASDGRMPKRHAGVRVAVVLVLSGALLMQPAAGWGWGTPAVVEASGSVQSLKKLSEEIITSGAKLVTYQYTTVRNSKTYTTILNIIEADLKNPYIKLDVMTGQNGQTAVGQTVTRMTKETGAVAGVNGDYWMMSSDRVPMGASIDDGVLITSPAELKGMYAFAVKQDGTPTIDQYRFDGSIQLPDGQTFPLSGINKMKYNKEPGGEHSHINALYIYTSAWKGTVRPNDSSTTPTEALVRNGVVEQISESGALPIEVPEDGYILRGHGTAAQFMRNNLQVGASVEANYHLIAQSNGQSVDPSSFQMMISGHTLLVDNGKTVSFTRDTSGISGSSATARTAIGYSKDGRYAYLVTAQSNSVSSGLTLKEFQQALAEAGIWRAVNLDGGGSTTMANRPLGETDTKLTFETKEGGTNIRSVVNGIGVYTTAPKGEVKGMTLAGDKTLFIGQQATFSLKGYDQYYNPVDASTADIKWSSSNDKLKWNGSAFTAMKSGTAEVIATSGGAKTTQKVQVIGADQLDDIRIAASSAPLVAGTKATLPVKVTLQDGSTATLPTSSVEWELRGFKGTVTDGVLQVDSVPEGGKIGYAIASYDGVRTMIPLTPGAEKKLEDFNAVNYPVSFSGLPKNATTGKVTVGGGFGGRSANDKVLKLSYDMTSGTGDKFAYAELNGSNGIALPAGTSGMKLDVYGDNSFNNLRMEIHDGSKAHYISVVESVNWEGWKTVEADLAALNLSSGAKLKRIYLYNPKEDQDERVPQGTVAIDNLIVKLPAGTDAVLNRPTMELTVGSKTAQLNGEKQQLDVAPLVLNNVTYVPVRTIIDAFGGDTDWDAKTKRVTALRGNSMIDMIVGEKSITLNGKRSKSDVAPIVRQGRTLVPLRLVSEQLGLTVKWEKKTKSITIR; from the coding sequence ATGAAAAGAATCGAAGCATCCGATGGGCGGATGCCGAAGCGGCACGCGGGTGTCCGGGTAGCCGTTGTATTGGTGTTGTCGGGAGCGTTGTTGATGCAGCCGGCAGCCGGCTGGGGTTGGGGAACTCCGGCGGTCGTTGAAGCGAGCGGATCCGTTCAGTCGCTCAAGAAGTTGAGCGAGGAGATTATCACCTCGGGGGCGAAGCTCGTAACCTATCAATATACGACGGTTCGCAACAGCAAGACGTATACGACCATTCTCAATATCATTGAGGCGGATCTGAAAAATCCGTATATCAAGCTCGATGTCATGACGGGCCAGAACGGCCAGACGGCGGTGGGCCAGACGGTAACGCGGATGACGAAGGAAACCGGCGCTGTGGCGGGCGTGAACGGAGACTATTGGATGATGAGCTCGGATCGCGTGCCTATGGGCGCCTCGATTGATGATGGGGTTCTGATCACGAGCCCTGCGGAGCTGAAGGGCATGTATGCCTTCGCGGTCAAGCAGGACGGCACGCCGACCATTGATCAATACCGGTTCGATGGCAGCATCCAGCTGCCGGATGGACAGACGTTCCCTCTCTCGGGAATTAACAAGATGAAATATAATAAGGAGCCAGGCGGCGAGCACAGCCATATCAACGCGCTGTATATTTATACGAGCGCATGGAAGGGAACGGTCCGTCCGAATGATAGCTCGACGACCCCGACCGAGGCGCTGGTCCGGAACGGCGTGGTGGAACAAATATCGGAATCGGGCGCGCTGCCGATAGAGGTTCCGGAGGATGGCTATATTTTACGCGGACACGGTACGGCGGCGCAGTTCATGCGGAACAATCTGCAGGTCGGGGCGAGCGTGGAGGCGAATTATCATCTTATCGCGCAGAGCAATGGCCAGTCGGTTGATCCTTCCTCCTTCCAGATGATGATAAGCGGGCATACGTTGCTCGTCGACAATGGCAAGACGGTCAGCTTCACCCGCGATACGAGCGGAATCAGCGGCAGCTCGGCAACGGCGAGAACGGCAATCGGCTACTCGAAGGACGGGCGCTACGCTTACCTCGTAACGGCGCAATCGAACAGTGTCAGCTCGGGATTGACGTTGAAGGAATTCCAGCAAGCCTTGGCAGAGGCCGGCATATGGCGTGCGGTCAACCTCGACGGGGGCGGATCGACGACGATGGCCAACCGGCCGCTGGGCGAGACGGATACGAAGCTGACCTTCGAGACGAAGGAAGGCGGCACGAATATCCGCTCGGTCGTCAACGGAATCGGCGTGTATACGACAGCTCCGAAGGGTGAAGTCAAGGGCATGACCTTGGCCGGAGACAAGACGCTGTTCATCGGCCAGCAAGCAACCTTTAGCTTGAAGGGATATGACCAGTATTACAATCCAGTTGATGCCTCGACCGCTGATATTAAGTGGAGCTCCAGCAATGACAAGCTGAAATGGAACGGCTCCGCCTTCACGGCGATGAAGTCCGGAACCGCAGAGGTAATCGCGACGTCCGGCGGGGCGAAGACCACGCAGAAGGTACAGGTTATCGGGGCGGATCAACTCGATGACATTCGCATTGCCGCTTCTTCGGCGCCTCTGGTCGCCGGCACGAAGGCTACGCTGCCGGTCAAAGTGACGCTGCAGGATGGCAGTACCGCCACGCTGCCAACCAGTTCTGTTGAATGGGAGCTGCGTGGATTCAAGGGGACGGTAACCGACGGTGTTCTTCAAGTCGATTCCGTGCCAGAGGGCGGAAAGATCGGGTATGCCATTGCGAGCTATGATGGCGTGCGGACGATGATTCCGCTCACTCCGGGAGCGGAGAAGAAGCTGGAAGACTTCAATGCGGTCAACTACCCGGTATCGTTCTCCGGCTTGCCGAAGAACGCGACAACGGGCAAGGTGACGGTGGGAGGCGGATTTGGCGGCCGCTCTGCCAATGACAAGGTACTGAAGCTGTCCTATGACATGACGTCCGGAACCGGGGACAAGTTCGCTTATGCCGAACTGAACGGCAGCAACGGCATCGCTTTGCCGGCCGGAACGAGCGGAATGAAGCTGGATGTCTATGGAGATAACAGCTTCAACAATTTGCGTATGGAGATTCATGACGGCTCCAAGGCGCACTATATCAGTGTTGTGGAATCGGTCAACTGGGAAGGCTGGAAGACGGTAGAGGCCGACTTGGCCGCTCTGAATCTATCATCGGGAGCGAAGCTGAAGCGTATTTACTTATATAATCCAAAAGAGGATCAGGACGAGCGCGTGCCGCAGGGGACGGTTGCGATAGACAACCTTATCGTCAAGCTTCCGGCTGGAACGGATGCCGTCTTGAACCGCCCTACGATGGAATTGACGGTAGGCAGCAAGACGGCCCAACTGAACGGAGAGAAGCAGCAGTTGGATGTCGCTCCATTGGTCTTGAATAACGTCACTTACGTGCCGGTGCGGACAATCATTGATGCATTCGGCGGAGATACCGACTGGGATGCGAAGACGAAGCGGGTAACTGCGCTGCGCGGCAATTCGATGATCGATATGATCGTGGGAGAGAAGTCTATTACTTTGAA